DNA from Halobaculum sp. XH14:
GATGGACATAGTTATACAAAATACGAAAAAGGAAATTGTACCAATCAATAGAACACGCAAGATCGGGAATACCGGGAGTAACTGGCCAAACCACATCACAGTAGAGGCGAATAGAATAGCTAGAAGTCCTTTCCAGTAATTTCTACCAAAAGGATTCTGATTCAGTGACCACCAGACTTCTCCCAATCGTAGTAAATTAAGCAAAGCAAGGGCACTACTTGTTGCAAGTGCGGCTCCGACGACACCAAATTGTCGGATTAAGAAGTAATTTAATATAACGTTTGTAAACGCAACAATAACAGTGTTTGCTGCGTCTAATCGTTCGTATCCCGTCATTAGCAACAGAAACCCAACTGGTCCAGTAACTGCAACAATAGCCTGCCCAATAGCGAGTATTCGTAGCGAAATTCGTGCTTCAGGAGTTGATGCTCCGAAGAGTGTGAGAATATCCCCCGCATAGAAAAGAATGAATACAGCCCCTAGTACCGTGAGGTATGTTACCCACTTCGTTACAACATCATGGATCCGTCGCAGACGTTCGTGCTGGCCTCTAGAATGTAAGTCTGATGTGAGCGCTGGGAAAATCGAATTTGCCGCGTTTAGAACAATAGTAAGCATTACTGAGGTTTGAAAAGCTGCTTGGTACCATCCAAGCTCGGAGGCCGGAACCAGAAATCCAAGCATCAGGATGTCCGTCCATGAGATAAAATACTGTGTGATTGCGACGATCGTAAGCGGTGTTGCATACATAATTAATCGCCGCCCCTCAAACTCGGGGCGAATCCACTGAATCCCCCCTTGGCGCCACAATGAAAGTACAACTAACAGAATACCAAATAATAGTGAGCCCAAGTATCCCAATACTATGACCCGAATGTCTGCAAAAACATAACCACCGATAACGGCCATAAGGACGGCTAAGCCAGATTGTCCGAGGTCGCGGATGAGAACGGCGTATTTCGTCTCTTGGAATCCTTTTGTTGCGGACATTCCCACGGTCATCACTGCAAACATTGGGATCCCCAGAAGAAACACCTGTGTAACCGAAGTGAAGGATTCCCCCGTGATTCGATTCACATAACCCTCTGCTACATAAATAATAATCGCGAGAATAACCCCAAGTATGAGTGGGATGATGAGACAAAGGATAACTGTTCCAAGGAGCTTTGAATCGTCATCTTCCATTAGGTAAATCGGTATAAATTTTTGGGCCGCGTTATTTAATCCAACGCGGGCAGCTACCGCACTAGCTTTCATCACAACTATACCGAAGGCAAATACTCCTAGTGCCTCAGGCCCAAGACTACGAGCAATTATAACATTGAGGAAATAGCGTAACCCTCGACCTACCAATCCACCTATAAAAGCAATCGATGCAACCTGGAGAAACGACTTTCGCATTAGACGAAAGTAAGTCAACAGGAGATGGGAAAACTTCTCCGTTCTCATTTTGACCAGTGATCCTAATCATTTTTAGTTCGTCTCATAGAACTATATAATTAGTATCCGTTGAGCATTATAATCCATGAAAACAGGATAACCTCCGTGCATCGGAGAGGCCATCAAACTGCAAACTCCAATTGTTGCTAACTATGTGGGACGTTAATACGATTCTGGCAAGCATATTAAATCTGGAGATTGTGGAGTGGATTGGCTTCATTGACAATTGTTCGTTCTAGCCCACGCCGTCAGAGTAAGTTTCACCCGCCAGGCCGCAGCGTATAGCGCCGGCGAACTCCCCACTCAGAACGACATTCTGTGCACACCGAGTGGATATAGGATCCAATGTATGAGAGTTGCTAGATTATTGAGACTGAACACAATCGTCAGAACAACAACGGATCCATCAAGTATGCATTGGCCTTACAGAGATGTAATGGCTATCCTGTTCTACATCCTAGATCTTCCTGGACGGCCGTAATGGAGACCTCCAGCAGAAAATGACAGTGAAGCATGCTTCGTCGACTTGATGACTGCTGCTGGTCGTCTGTACTTACATTTCTCTCGTGAGCTAATACTCCCAAGCAAACCATCATTCCTAGGGCGATCCAGAGCATGATAGTGAGAAAGTGGATACTACTATCACGAACGAAAACTATGGGGAGTTGACTATGTTCAGTACTCATCGTTTCCTTCTACGTATAGCTTAAATATCTCCGCCGAAGAGACGGCTGATATGAGCAATGAACAGTATCAGTTTACTACTTGGTTTCATCGAATTCGCCGTAATTCATTCTTACAACTTCGATACTTTCCTGTTCTTACTCTTCTACCGCTCCTAACTTCAAGTGTCCCATCATCATACCTGCCAAGCAGGGAGATTGCCCATTATTTCCAAGCACTCGCTTTTGCCCGAGACGGGCTCAATTCCTATGGATATCTCACTGTCCGGGAAAGTGGTGCCGCACTACATCTCTACTCGCTTATTCTTGCTCCTTTCATCAAACTTGGATTCGTTACCTCAGGGCGATTCGTGAGTGCTGTGGCTGCTCTCGGGACTACAATCCTTATCGCGTATCTTGCACGCATTTGGTTTGATTCAAACGTTGCATTTCTAGCCCCGATCATTCTCTGGGTAAATCCGTTTTTCTATCGGTTTGCATGGGCCTATATGCCCGATTCCCTTTCAATATTCTTGACCGTAAGTGCTGTAGGGACGATGGTTCGGTACACTGAAACTGACGCCATTAAATGGTATCTTGTCTCAGTCGCAGCGATTGTACTCGCCATCGCAAATCACGGATGGGAGGCAACGATTCTTCTTCCTGTGGCAACTCTACTCTGGGTATATCAAAAGCGTCGAGGTGCTATTATCTATGCAATTCTTACAGTGGCCTCAGTCGGTACGGTCAAATACCTCGTTGGACTTCAACCACTGCCAACGACGGGATCTGGTTACCTAATTACTGATGTTGGACTATCATTTTATTTTACATCCGACTTTTGGATGGGGGTCGTCACGCGCCCTTACTCACCGTTTTACCTTGGTCACAGTCTCCACTTTTACCCGGGATTAGTAGCAGTTCTCTATTGGCTTCGGAATGCCTACCTCGGAGTCCGAAAAGACACATCCCTCATAATGGCTGCATGGTTGTCTAGTGGGCTGTCTATCCCGTTTATACTTCCAGGGGGATTGAACCATCACTACTATTTATGGGCACTTGTTGCTCCAGTCACGCTTACAGTTGCTGCCGTCATTCCTAAGATAGTAAATTCGCTCGGAGTTGGGATAACTAGTCATCAAGAGAGTCGAATTAAACAAGCAGCAACCGTCATACTTATCATATTAGTTTCAGTAAACGGTCTGGTATTCGAAGCAGGGCTGTTTATCGGAGACGCAGGATCTCCACCAGCAGTAGGTGACCGCCATGAGAATCCTGAAATAATGCCATCAGAAGCAGTCTCGACAGGCGAGCAATTAGCAAAAATGGACGTTTCTGATCCGAATAGGATCGTGTTCCTTACAGAGGAGGCCAATGAGCTTCATCGTCAAACGATATTCCGCGTCCTCGTGCATGGGGATGTCTTACTTCGGGATACATGGAATCCCTCATTTACTCCCAGCTCGAATACAGTACCTCGGTACGTTACTGATCAAGATGATGTACTTAATTGTGATGTAGTTATTAAAAAGGTTGATCAAAAACTACTTGTTAAGAGATGTCTGGGGAATGTGTGAATAGCGTTCTGAAAAATAACACCCATCAAGATACAGTGGTCAAAGGCGACAGAATTCTGTTCAATATGGGAGGAATTCCTAGAATAAAATGGCTCTGGTGAATCCTAGACTGCGCCGAGTTACACCGTTAGAATTTGGGAGATGAAATGAGAAATCACCGATGCTCTATGTCGAAGATCTCCTGCTTCACGAAGGAAGCGGTCACGTTAGCTAAAAATGCTGTTGGGGGGCGAGACGAAGTCGCCGCCCCCGAAGGAGTGGCGACTTCGATGACACGCCCTCATGTCGCTGCTCTGTCTGTGGGTTTACCTCGATGAATCGTACCGCAACACACTCGATCTGCGAGCGAAATGCCGCATATTCTCGGTGAAATCGGCCTTGAAGAGGGCGATCTCCCTGAATCACTCCACGCTAGTGAAGGTGTTTGATAGGTTCGAGATGAAGGTCTGGCAAGTGCTGCTCCGACTCTCGTCGGAACTGCACGACTCCTCGGGTCACGCCGCCATCAACGCGACGTTCTTCGACCGCGAAAACGACAGCAAGCACTACTGTCGCAGGACGAATTGTCGCGTTCAAACGCTCAAAGCGACAGATCTAGTTGACATAGAAAGCAAGCCATCCTCGACGTACACAGTACGACCGAGAAAACGCAAGACACACAGCTCCGCTTGCAGGTCGCCTCCGCAATGCAGGCAATCTGACCAGCCTCGCCGCCGACAAGGGCTACGACTGGATGGACTTACGCGAGAAACTCCGGGAAGACTGCGTGAGACCGCTATTTAAACATCGTCTCTTCTGACCCATCAACCACGCGCATTACGCGCGGGTCGGTGAGCTTCGATATCGCCAACGATCGATGTGCGAGACCGTCTTCTCGTCGATTAAGCGCGCGCACGGCGACGCCGTGCATGCGCGAACCTGGTACCGAGAACTTCGCGAACTAGTTTTGAAGTGTGTCGTTCACAACATCAAGCGTGCCGCGATACGGTGGAATCAACCCCTGTATAGTGATTCACCAGAGCAAATAAAGTTGTATTCCGGATTGTTTTTTAGAACAGCGTTGGTGATATTCTTCCTCCATCGATCTTATCAGATGTCAGCGACTCTATTTCGTTCTGAAACTCATCTGGCAATTGTCCGATTGTTAACCCCGAGCAGTGCATACCCACTGATAGCTGCTGATAGGACTGAAATTGCACCCAAGCCAAGAATGCTGAATCCTCCAAACGATTGTAGAATGACGACTGCAACGACTGGTGGCAACAAACGCTCTTGGCTACTTTGGTGGTAGACTAAGGGGAAGATAATCGTCATTAAAGTGAATATGATGTAGAGTACCCCTCCCACAATACCAGACGTGAGGAAAAACCGGAGGAAAGAGTTGTGTGGAGTATTCGGCGTAGCACCGGACGGTAAATATGGACGAATGAGTTCAGCTCGGTCTCCTGGCCCCCATCCGACAAGAGGCCTTTGTAGTGTAGCGTTAATAGTGGCTGGCCAAAGATATTCTCTACCGGTTACATCAATAGGGATGTTTCGATTACTTACGACACTGGCTTGGAACACTGCAAGACCAAATATACCCGAAAATGTCGAAATAGCTGCTGTAATAATGTATTGGCGATTGAGTAACCAGAAGACAGCGATACCACCCAATGCCGCAATATAACCCGCTCTGGAGTATGTAAAATTCAGGGCAACAAGATTCAATCCTGCGAACACGTATCCGGCGTGATTGTCATATGATCTCCCTTCAATTAGGCCCAGAATGGCGGCAACAGATAGGAACTCCCCTGCAAAGTTAGAGTCGTTGAATATACTAGTGAGTACCTGTATATCTGGGCCGAATATTGCCAAGAACATCGGTCTACCGAACAGTTCCTCCGATTGGAAAGGGGGCACAACTCCAAAGCTAACGAGTAATCCAAGAATAGATAGACCGCCCCCAATCCGGGTCACAGCGAAGACAAACTGTTCATGCGGTAGCGTTGACGGAATCCAAAATACTGTGATCAAAAATACAGGAACGAAGATAATTACCCTGACGCTGGCTGAGGTGACTATATTGGCCCCGCTAGGGTTAGTTACAGCATGCCACCCAAATATAAGGAAGATCCCAACCATAGAAAGGATAGAATATTTTTCGGCCTGAAATGTGCGACTTTTTTTGAGGAAATAAAGTGACGCTATTCCGAATGTCACCAAGGCGATTATGTATGAATAAAATACGGGGAATAGCGTAGTTAGTGAGAACAAACTTCCAAAGAGGAGAAGGACGAACGCCACAGTCGCTCCATATTTCACGGGCCAAATGTGTTGGGGCCAGGTAATAAATACCTCGTTTTACCATCCTTAGTTTGCCATTCAGCCAATGGATCGGAATGTTCAAAAACAGAAGGAGATGGACATTTTGATTCTATCGGCGCTTGGAATTGGCAGGGACACTTACCGAAGCCCAGACGGTGATTACTGGTCGACCCATACTGACGACCATGCAGACGACTAAACGAAGAATCAACCGACGAGCGCCAAGGAATCGACGTCGTGACGACTCTTACATCCCCGTCGTAAGACGTTGGGATCAATCGGCGCGACCCTGTCGATCGTGAGAACCACGTTCTTCCGTAAATTCAAAGGTCAGTTCGTCTCTATCGCCGAAATCCGCGTCTCAGTGACCCCCTCCAAAACCGGGGTTGGACATCTCAAACGGGGGAAACCGCTGAGCCACCCGATTTCGGCCGTTTCAGCTCGAAAAAGGTCCAACCCCACTCAGAGACCGAGAGAACGGGCAGAAATCGGGGCTGGACATCTCACCCCGCGCTCACGCCTCATCGAGCGGTGTTCGTGCAGTCGAAACGGGCCCCTGAATCAGTCGTCGGTAACTCCATCCAGGGACCCCGAATCTGCAGAATTCGTCCGATACAGCCGCCATATCGGGTGCCCGACGCTGTAGGCGTGTCGCCGTTAACGTATCACTCTATCCGTCCGGAAAACGGTCAGAATCCGTTCAGTCATGCTGTTTCATCCTCCCGGAGTGTCGATATGAAATCGGGGGCGTGTCCCGAGCCGATCGGGCGTGACGGCTGCTCGAGTTCCATGTGAAGCGGTGGGATTCGTCGTGTATGACCGCCCGTTTTATCGAATCGTCCCGGTTTCGAATGTGAAGGGAGAGGCCCCTTAGCTGGCGTCAGCAGCAAATTTAGTGACGAGTGGTCCCCGCACCCAGCGGTTCAGACCTGATCACTATCGCGGCCGAGTTCCACCACCCCTTCATCTCGAACGAAATCTCCGAAATTTCACCGGCGACGACCGCTTCAACTCCGCCGGAATCGCCGATGCCCCGAAATCGGTCAGACCCCAAATCTGGCCTATCCCTCGGTCTCTGAGAGGGGTTGGACATCTCAACCAGGGTCGGTACTGGGTCGAATTTCGACGAGAGAGCCATTCTGGCCCGTGAGATCGGCCGAAACGACTTCGGTGATTTTGGATCGAATCGGGCCAGAATCGGCCGAAAATGTCCAGCCCCGATCGTGAAATCGACGCTGCCGGCGATTTAACGGTGGAGATCCGCTCTCCCCAGCGATCTCGAAATGGGAGGAGTCCGGGTGGGTTGCGGTTGAGATTCACGAGTGGACCCTCGTGACCAGTGCTACCGGGGTAGAGTCGTGACCGATGGGTGCCGAGGACCTCCCACCTGACCGGGCGAACCGGATCGCGGACGCCGTGGAGGACGTCGAACGCAACGTCACGAGCCGTCGTGGATTCCAGCACGTCTCTCGGGATGCGTACACCGATCCGGACGAACAGGACCGACGGGACGTCATCGAACGGAAGTTCGAGAAGCTGACCGAGGCGACGCTCGAGCAGTATCGCCTGTATACGGGGAAGTCACGTTCGAGCCAGTCGACACCCCGAGCAAGGAGATGAATGACGTTTTATTAGCTCACGTACATCGTACATGAAACATGGACGGCTGTCCCGAAAAACAGTTAGAAATTTGCAAGAACACATGCGAAACTCAAAAAAAAATTTCGGCCGCCGATCAGGGGCTTCTGATCGACTTCAGCGACCGGATGGCTCTCCTCAAATCCGAGTACACTGACTACCGCCACGACAAGCTCCTTCGCCACTGCACGATCATAGCCGAGGAGGTCGGTGGGCTGGCCGGGGCATTCGAGGAACGCGACGCTGCCGAGGACGTTGTTCGGTGGATCAACCGGAACTGCTCTACGACGTTTAGCAAACCCCCGACCTCTCAGAACGCGTGGGGGAAGACCCGGAACTGTTCGGGGAAGCCCAAGAGTTCTTCGCGCCGAACTCTGGGGAGTGATGCGACTGTGCCGGCCGGTGCATAGCAGGTGACTAACTGAGCGTGAGTAGCTGACGGACACAGTGCCGACAACCACAATTATATTCTTGGAGAAACTATATGGTTCCCAAGGTCGAATACACCAGTGAACGAAAGGTGAGTCCATGTCAGACAGTTCAGATTTGACGGAGCCGTGGAAAGGTAACGTAAACGAGGCGGTCATCAGGGAGTGGAAAGAAGAGACCACCGCGTTCGATCGCATCACGACCGTCATCGACGCGACGTCGAAGCCAGCGTTTGCGAGAGAGATCGCCGAACGTGCCGTCGTCGCCGAACCGACAGCCCGACGCCACCTGAAGTCACTGGCCGAGGTGGGCCGAGTAACGGCCGTCTCGGCGGACGGCGGGACCAAATATAAACGGTCCCCGAGCACGCTCGCGATGCGACGGATTGCAGGACTCCACGCCCACTACTCGAAAGAGGAACTTCAGGATGCAATTGCAGACCTCCGCGAGAAGTTAGCAGCCCTCCGTGACAAACACGGCGTTAGTGATGCGGACGATCTCGCAACGGAACTGGAACTCGGTGACGATAGTTGGACCGACGTCTCCCGGTGGCGAGACCTCGAGGAGAATCTTGACATCGCAAAGGCGGCGCTGAACCTCTACGACTTTGACCCTGATGGAGGCGGACAGGCCGCGATAAGAGCCGTCGAGGAGGCAGACGAGTCAACTTCCCAATCTGTTGTGGGATCCCTCGCTGGATTCGGTAGTCAAAGTGCTGCCTGAGAGCCGTCTCGATGTTACCAACTGATGATCTCGACGGAGAACTGGGTACACTCGACGTCGTCTCCATGGACGAGATCCGAGCCGCGTTTACGGGCCTTGATGGTCTCATTGACGCGGCCGGGTTCCAGAACCCTGCCGACCCGGAGATCATACAGGTGTATGTTTCCGATGGCATCGGCGAAGCCACTGATTGTCGATTCGATATCCGATGGTATCGAAACGGATACTACAGCGTTCACCACACCGATTCGATCAGTCGGAACTTCCGCTGGGATTACCATCCAAAAATGGGTGCCCCGGACAAACACTTCCACCCGCCACCAGATGCTCCATCTGACAACCCAGAACCGTCATGTCTTAGCGCAGAAGAGCCACC
Protein-coding regions in this window:
- a CDS encoding O-antigen ligase family protein; translation: MKYGATVAFVLLLFGSLFSLTTLFPVFYSYIIALVTFGIASLYFLKKSRTFQAEKYSILSMVGIFLIFGWHAVTNPSGANIVTSASVRVIIFVPVFLITVFWIPSTLPHEQFVFAVTRIGGGLSILGLLVSFGVVPPFQSEELFGRPMFLAIFGPDIQVLTSIFNDSNFAGEFLSVAAILGLIEGRSYDNHAGYVFAGLNLVALNFTYSRAGYIAALGGIAVFWLLNRQYIITAAISTFSGIFGLAVFQASVVSNRNIPIDVTGREYLWPATINATLQRPLVGWGPGDRAELIRPYLPSGATPNTPHNSFLRFFLTSGIVGGVLYIIFTLMTIIFPLVYHQSSQERLLPPVVAVVILQSFGGFSILGLGAISVLSAAISGYALLGVNNRTIAR
- a CDS encoding DUF7342 family protein; protein product: MSDSSDLTEPWKGNVNEAVIREWKEETTAFDRITTVIDATSKPAFAREIAERAVVAEPTARRHLKSLAEVGRVTAVSADGGTKYKRSPSTLAMRRIAGLHAHYSKEELQDAIADLREKLAALRDKHGVSDADDLATELELGDDSWTDVSRWRDLEENLDIAKAALNLYDFDPDGGGQAAIRAVEEADESTSQSVVGSLAGFGSQSAA
- a CDS encoding ArnT family glycosyltransferase; translated protein: MSNEQYQFTTWFHRIRRNSFLQLRYFPVLTLLPLLTSSVPSSYLPSREIAHYFQALAFARDGLNSYGYLTVRESGAALHLYSLILAPFIKLGFVTSGRFVSAVAALGTTILIAYLARIWFDSNVAFLAPIILWVNPFFYRFAWAYMPDSLSIFLTVSAVGTMVRYTETDAIKWYLVSVAAIVLAIANHGWEATILLPVATLLWVYQKRRGAIIYAILTVASVGTVKYLVGLQPLPTTGSGYLITDVGLSFYFTSDFWMGVVTRPYSPFYLGHSLHFYPGLVAVLYWLRNAYLGVRKDTSLIMAAWLSSGLSIPFILPGGLNHHYYLWALVAPVTLTVAAVIPKIVNSLGVGITSHQESRIKQAATVILIILVSVNGLVFEAGLFIGDAGSPPAVGDRHENPEIMPSEAVSTGEQLAKMDVSDPNRIVFLTEEANELHRQTIFRVLVHGDVLLRDTWNPSFTPSSNTVPRYVTDQDDVLNCDVVIKKVDQKLLVKRCLGNV
- a CDS encoding flippase; its protein translation is MRTEKFSHLLLTYFRLMRKSFLQVASIAFIGGLVGRGLRYFLNVIIARSLGPEALGVFAFGIVVMKASAVAARVGLNNAAQKFIPIYLMEDDDSKLLGTVILCLIIPLILGVILAIIIYVAEGYVNRITGESFTSVTQVFLLGIPMFAVMTVGMSATKGFQETKYAVLIRDLGQSGLAVLMAVIGGYVFADIRVIVLGYLGSLLFGILLVVLSLWRQGGIQWIRPEFEGRRLIMYATPLTIVAITQYFISWTDILMLGFLVPASELGWYQAAFQTSVMLTIVLNAANSIFPALTSDLHSRGQHERLRRIHDVVTKWVTYLTVLGAVFILFYAGDILTLFGASTPEARISLRILAIGQAIVAVTGPVGFLLLMTGYERLDAANTVIVAFTNVILNYFLIRQFGVVGAALATSSALALLNLLRLGEVWWSLNQNPFGRNYWKGLLAILFASTVMWFGQLLPVFPILRVLLIGTISFFVFCITMSILQLDENDTLLINSLQ